A stretch of Paenibacillus mucilaginosus 3016 DNA encodes these proteins:
- a CDS encoding HPr family phosphocarrier protein — MQKTFKITSEDGIHARPATALVNTANKFKSEVFAESGGRKVTMKSILGVLSFGLEPGDTITFLASGEDEAEVMAALEDIMVKEGLGDLHE, encoded by the coding sequence ATGCAAAAAACATTCAAAATTACAAGCGAAGACGGTATCCACGCTCGTCCGGCCACAGCCCTGGTAAACACAGCCAACAAATTCAAATCCGAAGTGTTCGCTGAGTCCGGCGGCCGCAAAGTAACGATGAAGTCGATCCTGGGCGTACTGTCCTTCGGTCTGGAGCCTGGCGACACGATTACGTTCCTGGCGAGCGGTGAAGATGAGGCGGAAGTGATGGCGGCGCTGGAAGACATCATGGTTAAAGAAGGGCTGGGGGACCTGCATGAATAA